A window of Methanomicrobiales archaeon contains these coding sequences:
- a CDS encoding DUF192 domain-containing protein: MGRQFRHFMGAVLGILIVILMIFIVFSGPQPGIADVEAESCCTIYTPEGDAIRISVELADTPAERERGLMYRSELAEDAGMLFIYPGPTRCSFWMKNTWIPLDIAFLSSDFTVQELFENQTPLSTADIVPRDACIYVLEVNGGFFRRHALLPSDNLSDIRISCDIAE; this comes from the coding sequence ATGGGGCGTCAGTTCAGGCACTTCATGGGGGCAGTACTGGGAATCCTGATCGTGATCCTGATGATCTTCATCGTCTTCTCAGGACCGCAGCCCGGGATCGCCGACGTAGAGGCGGAGTCCTGCTGCACGATCTACACCCCGGAGGGGGATGCGATCCGGATCTCGGTTGAACTCGCCGACACACCGGCCGAACGAGAGAGGGGGCTCATGTACCGTTCCGAACTGGCGGAAGATGCCGGGATGCTGTTTATCTATCCCGGACCGACGAGATGCTCCTTCTGGATGAAGAACACCTGGATCCCCCTGGACATCGCCTTCCTCTCCTCCGATTTTACCGTCCAGGAACTGTTCGAGAACCAGACACCCCTGAGCACGGCAGACATCGTTCCGAGAGATGCATGCATCTATGTGCTGGAAGTGAACGGGGGATTTTTCCGGAGGCATGCGTTGCTGCCGTCGGACAATCTTTCCGATATCCGCATATCCTGTGATATCGCAGAATAA
- a CDS encoding aminotransferase class V-fold PLP-dependent enzyme, with translation MAHGNPPEIIYLNNAATTWPKPKEVIQEVVRSLELPYYEEGRTTLRGQADYPALAREILAGFFRAADPSHIVFTRNATDSLNMVIHGFAHQHRETPFHVVTTRLEHNAVLRPLRTLEREGRITLSIVPFEDGYVAPQAIREALRDDTRMVVMTHGSNVLGTVQDVGAIGRHLRSQDIFFVVDGAQTAGHASVDLSALPVDVFVFTGHKGLYGLPGIGGFYIQRPEVVDAVRQGGTGVESARPYHTDEMPLKFECGTHNYPGIASLYAGVRYLMQNGPDRLERRTMENTEYLVRVLREEESVVLHNDAPDLPVIPFSVEGMDSHDVGFILARMYSVICRTGLHCAPLVHESIDGGRGCVRLSLSSQNTREQCEAAARAIREVVQRADR, from the coding sequence ATGGCGCATGGTAACCCCCCGGAGATCATCTACCTGAACAACGCGGCGACGACCTGGCCGAAACCTAAGGAGGTGATTCAGGAGGTCGTCCGCTCCCTCGAACTGCCCTACTACGAAGAGGGGAGGACGACCCTTCGCGGGCAGGCGGACTACCCCGCTCTCGCCCGCGAGATCCTCGCCGGGTTCTTCCGCGCCGCGGATCCCTCCCATATCGTCTTCACCCGGAATGCAACCGACAGCCTCAACATGGTCATCCACGGGTTCGCCCACCAGCACAGGGAGACTCCGTTTCACGTCGTCACCACCCGCCTCGAGCACAACGCCGTCCTCCGCCCGCTCCGCACGCTGGAGCGGGAGGGAAGGATCACGCTCTCCATCGTCCCGTTCGAGGACGGCTACGTGGCGCCGCAGGCGATCCGGGAAGCGCTTCGGGACGATACCCGCATGGTGGTGATGACGCACGGCAGCAACGTACTCGGGACCGTCCAGGACGTCGGGGCGATCGGGCGCCATCTCCGCTCGCAGGATATCTTCTTCGTGGTCGACGGGGCGCAGACCGCCGGCCACGCGTCCGTCGATCTCTCCGCCCTTCCCGTCGACGTCTTCGTCTTCACCGGCCACAAGGGGCTCTACGGGCTGCCGGGCATCGGGGGATTCTACATCCAGCGGCCCGAGGTGGTGGATGCGGTGCGGCAGGGCGGCACCGGCGTAGAATCGGCCCGCCCCTACCATACCGACGAGATGCCGCTCAAGTTCGAGTGCGGGACCCACAACTACCCCGGCATCGCCTCGCTCTACGCGGGCGTGCGCTACCTGATGCAGAACGGTCCCGACCGCCTGGAGCGAAGGACCATGGAGAACACGGAGTATCTCGTCAGGGTGCTCCGGGAGGAGGAGTCCGTCGTCCTGCACAACGACGCCCCGGATCTCCCGGTCATCCCCTTCTCCGTGGAGGGGATGGACAGCCACGACGTCGGGTTCATCCTCGCGCGGATGTACTCCGTCATCTGCCGCACCGGCCTCCACTGCGCCCCCCTGGTGCACGAGAGCATCGACGGGGGGAGAGGGTGCGTGCGGCTCTCGCTCTCCAGCCAGAACACCCGCGAGCAGTGCGAAGCCGCCGCCCGGGCGATCCGCGAGGTGGTGCAGCGTGCGGATCGTTGA